The following coding sequences are from one Dermacentor andersoni chromosome 5, qqDerAnde1_hic_scaffold, whole genome shotgun sequence window:
- the LOC126532205 gene encoding uridine phosphorylase 1-like has protein sequence MAMDAKGASKSSQKESDRDLGNRVKLQNPHMKDIKMDHLYHLALSTATHQFKDMFGDIKFVCMGGTTARMERFAQFVKTGLDIQLPTGSDLYDISQASHRYCMYKVGPVLSVSHGMGSPSLSIVMHELLKLLHYSHCTADVVMLRLGTCGGIGISPGSVVISTNVLNGLLKEEMEVFVLGERVTRPCVLDGDLVRELMDVGNRFLPALQIVRGKTLSTDDFYEGQGRLDGAICTYSAQAKRHFMDKLRTMGVRNIEMEASMFAAMCHFAGLKGGVVCVTLLDRLEGDQVDLPVSEMVDLQERPQELALQFIRQRLGLPPKMNKYMV, from the exons GTCTCAGAAAGAGAGCGACCGGGACTTGGGTAACAGGGTGAAGCTGCAAAATCCCCACATGAAGGACATTAAAATGGACCACCTGTACCATTTGGCATTGTCCACGGCCACCCACCAATTTAAGGACATGTTCGGCGACATCAAG TTCGTGTGCATGGGCGGCACGACGGCGCGGATGGAACGCTTCGCGCAGTTCGTCAAGACCGGCCTCGACATCCAGCTGCCCACGGGCTCCGACCTCTACGACATCAGCCAGGCCTCGCACCGCTACTGTATGTACAAAGTCGGACCTGTGCTCTCCGTCAGC CATGGCATGGGCTCCCCGTCTCTCTCCATCGTGATGCACGAGCTGCTCAAGCTGCTGCACTATTCCCATTGCACCGCAGACGTGGTCATGCTGCGCCTTGGAACTTGCGGAGGCATTG GGATTTCCCCTGGGTCGGTCGTCATCAGCACAAACGTCCTGAATGGGCTGCTGAAAGAGGAGATGGAAGTC TTCGTTCTGGGTGAGCGTGTGACGCGGCCCTGCGTTCTGGACGGCGACCTGGTGCGCGAGCTCATGGACGTGGGCAACCGGTTCTTGCCTGCCCTGCAAATTGTGCGCGGCAAGACGCTGTCCACCGACGACTTTTACGAGG GCCAAGGCCGACTAGACGGCGCGATTTGCACCTACTCGGCTCAAGCCAAGCGCCATTTCATGGACAAGCTCCGGACCATGGGCGTGCGCAACATCGAGATGGAGGCTTCCATGTTCGCCGCCATGTGTCACTTCGCCGGCCTGAAAG GAGGCGTGGTTTGCGTTACGCTGCTGGACCGTCTTGAGGGTGACCAGGTTGACCTCCCGGTATCCGAGATGGTCGACTTGCAGGAACGACCGCAAGAGCTCGCCCTCCAGTTCATCCGCCAGAGGCTGGGTCTACCTCCGAAGATGAATAAGTACATGGTCTGA